The Cetobacterium somerae ATCC BAA-474 genomic interval TATAAAATTAGGTTTTCCAAAATATGTTGGTTGTTTTCCCGTACAAACTTCAATCATATTGCAGATTGCTTTGCAATCTGGAAGATAAACTTTATTTTCAATCGGATAAACTAAATCTTCATTAGCAGCAAAGTATTTAATATCTTTTTTTAATAATTGACAAGCAGTTTCAATTTTTTTAAAATCTAACTCTGTATCTAAAGCGATAATTAATATATCAATATTATGATTATTAAAATCAGATACCTCATTTACAACTTGGATTCCTTTATTTCTATATAAATCTTTATATTCTTCAGTTCCAATGATATAAACTTTTTGATCACTATAATTTTTTTCAATATGTGATAGTAAAACCATTCCTGCAGTTATTATTTCATCTAATTCAGATTCAATTCCAAACTCTTTAAATTTTTCA includes:
- a CDS encoding HAD-IIA family hydrolase, with protein sequence MKQYKGYLFDIDGTILLGNTLIPGAKEKIEELRMNGKKISFFTNNSSKNPKKYVEKFKEFGIESELDEIITAGMVLLSHIEKNYSDQKVYIIGTEEYKDLYRNKGIQVVNEVSDFNNHNIDILIIALDTELDFKKIETACQLLKKDIKYFAANEDLVYPIENKVYLPDCKAICNMIEVCTGKQPTYFGKPNFIMLEYALEKLGLDKKDIVIVGDRLYTDIACGNINNCDTILVLSGEGTGKEINTIYKPNYILESISYL